Sequence from the Rhodothermales bacterium genome:
ACGACGATCTTCATCTGCCCGATCTCCTCGGATGTTCAAGCGAATTTGCCGCTGCGGCCCACAATCGAAGCCGGCCCGTCGAACGGGCTCCGACTCCGCTCACAAATCATGACGGACAAGATGGTCGCCCTTCGACGCGACCGCGTTCGGAGCGTTATTGGCCATCTCGACTCGGAGACGACACAGGAACTTGATCGGGCCCTGCTCGTGGTGCTCGGACTGGCGCGCTGAGCGCAACTCACAATCGCCTTATCCCCGCATGAGGGGGATGCTGCCTGTCGTGTTGCCCTCTCACTGCGAATAGGCCACCATCCCCTCGCGCCAACCAACAAC
This genomic interval carries:
- a CDS encoding type II toxin-antitoxin system PemK/MazF family toxin, with protein sequence MKRGDVVLIVSPGDLGRPRPGIVVQADEFKDLTTIFICPISSDVQANLPLRPTIEAGPSNGLRLRSQIMTDKMVALRRDRVRSVIGHLDSETTQELDRALLVVLGLAR